The Oceanispirochaeta sp. M1 genome contains a region encoding:
- the gcvPB gene encoding aminomethyl-transferring glycine dehydrogenase subunit GcvPB, with translation MDQNKISSLWELSSSGRRAVRVPASDVPKAELDEKLARKVEPELPEVSELDLIRHYTRLSTLNYSIDTRFYPLGSCTMKYNPRLNEQTARMAGFAASHPYAPESLVQGNLELLYELQNGLSELAGFKATSLQPAAGAHGELAGVLMIKKYHVSRGDKGRTRFLIPDSAHGTNPASVAMGGFEAVELPSDGRGNIDLSKLKELCDESIAGIMITNPNTLGLFEEQIIEVIETVHACGGLVYGDGANLNAIMGVVKPGELGFDVMHYNLHKTFSTPHGGGGPGAGPVGAADSLKDFLPGPIVVVSEDDPDSYTLAKPEKSIGRLKGFNGNFGVLVRAYTYFLSLGGNGLRDASESAVLGANYLMSKVKDILPPWYDRICMHEFVSSGQNLAEGVHTMDLAKRLIDYGFHPPTVYFPLIVPEALMVEPTETESLEILDAFADTLRIIVKESQENPQLLHDAPHREMVSRLDEVMAVKKPVLRDILRL, from the coding sequence ATGGATCAGAATAAAATATCCTCCCTCTGGGAGCTGAGTTCATCGGGCCGCAGGGCCGTAAGAGTGCCGGCCAGTGATGTTCCAAAAGCGGAACTTGACGAAAAACTGGCAAGAAAAGTGGAGCCCGAGCTGCCTGAAGTCAGCGAACTTGATCTGATCAGGCACTATACCCGTCTCTCAACCCTTAATTACAGTATTGATACCCGTTTTTATCCTCTGGGCTCATGTACTATGAAATACAATCCCAGGCTCAATGAGCAGACAGCCAGAATGGCCGGTTTTGCGGCCTCCCATCCCTATGCTCCTGAATCTCTTGTTCAGGGAAATCTTGAGCTTTTATATGAACTTCAGAATGGGCTGAGCGAACTGGCAGGATTCAAGGCAACCAGTCTGCAGCCTGCAGCAGGAGCCCATGGTGAACTTGCGGGTGTTCTGATGATCAAGAAATATCATGTATCCCGTGGTGATAAGGGGAGAACCCGTTTTCTTATCCCCGATTCGGCTCATGGAACCAACCCCGCATCCGTCGCCATGGGTGGATTTGAAGCCGTGGAACTTCCTTCCGACGGGAGAGGAAACATAGATCTTTCTAAATTGAAGGAACTCTGTGATGAGAGCATTGCAGGGATTATGATCACCAATCCCAACACCCTGGGGCTCTTTGAAGAGCAGATTATTGAAGTCATTGAGACCGTTCATGCCTGCGGCGGACTTGTCTACGGAGACGGAGCCAACCTTAATGCCATCATGGGGGTTGTAAAACCCGGTGAGCTCGGATTTGATGTGATGCACTACAACCTGCATAAGACCTTCAGTACTCCACATGGAGGAGGAGGTCCCGGTGCAGGCCCGGTGGGTGCTGCGGATTCTCTAAAAGATTTTCTCCCCGGTCCTATAGTTGTTGTCTCTGAGGATGACCCCGACTCCTATACTCTTGCAAAACCGGAAAAAAGTATCGGCCGCCTCAAGGGATTTAACGGAAACTTCGGCGTTCTTGTGAGAGCCTATACATACTTCCTCTCTCTGGGAGGAAACGGCCTGAGGGATGCTTCAGAAAGTGCTGTTCTTGGTGCAAATTACCTGATGTCAAAGGTGAAAGATATTCTTCCACCCTGGTATGACAGAATTTGTATGCATGAGTTTGTAAGTTCCGGTCAGAATCTGGCAGAAGGTGTTCATACAATGGATCTGGCCAAGCGGCTTATTGACTATGGATTCCACCCCCCTACGGTTTACTTTCCCCTCATCGTACCTGAGGCTCTGATGGTGGAACCCACCGAAACCGAGAGTCTGGAAATCCTTGATGCATTTGCTGATACTCTGCGAATCATTGTTAAAGAGAGTCAGGAGAATCCACAACTGCTCCATGACGCACCCCACAGGGAGATGGTCTCCCGTCTGGATGAGGTCATGGCGGTTAAAAAACCGGTGCTGCGGGATATCCTCAGACTTTAA
- the gcvPA gene encoding aminomethyl-transferring glycine dehydrogenase subunit GcvPA: protein MSYIPHTESDRLKMLEQIGLETVEELFQDIPESCRYPELNIPDGLPEMVVKKRLKDLSDRNQSSDDALWFLGGGLYRHFVPSVVDAVLSRGEFFTAYTPYQPEVSQGTLQALFEFQTMIAELYGMEVVNASHYDGAAAMAEAALMALRCKSGRKEIVLDEGIHPEYIEVMETYLAGSDALMRKGRPDDNSACFITANPAFTGEIRDLKALAEECHGVGALFIVHADPLACGLLESPGVCGADIVTGEGQPLGIPMSYGGPSLGLFATTKKLIRKMPGRVVGRTMDAGGRAGCVLTFSAREQHIRREKATSNICSNQGLMALAAAVYMAAMGKQGIRETARLIYDKTAYASLTLGQLEGFSVDQGSSCFREFILSCPSPAADIADALQKKGIFPGLALSRFEASEYRSAYRENDLLVCVTEMNSKDEIDRLAKALTAAAKGNM from the coding sequence ATGAGTTATATTCCCCATACTGAGAGCGACCGGCTTAAGATGCTGGAGCAGATCGGGCTTGAAACGGTTGAAGAACTGTTTCAGGATATTCCCGAAAGTTGTCGTTATCCTGAACTGAACATTCCCGACGGATTGCCGGAAATGGTAGTGAAGAAGAGACTCAAGGATCTGTCAGATCGAAATCAGAGTTCAGATGATGCCCTGTGGTTTCTGGGAGGCGGTCTGTATAGACATTTTGTCCCTTCAGTAGTGGATGCAGTACTTTCCAGAGGGGAGTTCTTCACTGCCTATACTCCCTACCAGCCCGAGGTCTCCCAGGGTACTCTTCAGGCTTTGTTTGAATTCCAGACTATGATTGCCGAACTCTACGGAATGGAGGTGGTCAACGCTTCTCATTATGATGGTGCTGCAGCTATGGCCGAAGCTGCCCTGATGGCCCTGCGATGCAAGTCCGGCAGAAAAGAGATTGTTCTGGATGAGGGAATCCACCCCGAGTATATCGAGGTTATGGAGACCTACCTTGCCGGCAGTGATGCCCTTATGAGAAAAGGACGGCCAGATGATAATTCTGCCTGTTTTATCACAGCCAACCCCGCTTTTACCGGAGAGATTCGGGATCTTAAGGCCCTCGCGGAGGAGTGCCATGGTGTTGGAGCTCTTTTTATTGTTCATGCAGACCCTCTGGCCTGCGGGCTGCTGGAAAGTCCGGGAGTCTGCGGTGCTGATATCGTTACCGGTGAAGGCCAGCCTCTGGGTATACCCATGAGTTACGGCGGTCCCAGCCTGGGACTCTTTGCTACTACTAAGAAGCTGATCCGAAAAATGCCCGGCAGGGTTGTGGGGAGAACAATGGATGCCGGCGGACGTGCCGGATGTGTTCTTACTTTTTCTGCCAGAGAGCAGCATATCCGCCGTGAAAAAGCGACAAGTAATATCTGCTCCAACCAGGGACTGATGGCCCTGGCGGCTGCGGTGTATATGGCGGCCATGGGGAAACAGGGTATCAGAGAGACAGCCCGTCTTATCTATGACAAAACAGCCTATGCCTCTCTGACTTTAGGTCAACTTGAAGGATTCTCAGTGGATCAGGGCTCATCCTGTTTCAGGGAGTTTATACTGAGCTGTCCCTCTCCTGCAGCGGATATTGCGGATGCATTACAGAAGAAGGGAATTTTCCCCGGTCTGGCATTAAGCCGCTTTGAAGCTTCTGAATATCGTTCCGCCTATAGGGAAAATGATCTTCTGGTCTGTGTAACCGAGATGAATAGTAAAGATGAGATTGACCGGCTGGCAAAGGCTCTGACCGCAGCCGCCAAGGGGAACATGTAA
- the gcvH gene encoding glycine cleavage system protein GcvH, protein MEIRYAKSHEWAAKEGDLYICGLSEYAQEKVGDIVFVELPETGAEVEQGAPFGVIESVKAANDLYAPLNGEVAEVNEGLEDEPELVNSSALKDGWICKIKSDDDSFSALMSEEEYKEFLKGQDE, encoded by the coding sequence ATGGAAATCAGATACGCAAAATCCCATGAGTGGGCGGCAAAAGAGGGAGATCTCTACATCTGCGGTCTCAGTGAGTATGCCCAGGAAAAGGTCGGAGACATTGTATTTGTCGAGCTTCCTGAAACCGGAGCCGAGGTAGAGCAGGGTGCTCCCTTCGGTGTTATTGAATCTGTAAAGGCGGCCAATGATCTCTACGCTCCTCTTAACGGTGAAGTTGCAGAAGTTAACGAAGGGCTTGAAGATGAACCCGAACTGGTTAATTCATCGGCTCTGAAAGATGGTTGGATCTGCAAAATAAAAAGTGATGATGACAGCTTTTCCGCTCTTATGAGCGAGGAAGAGTATAAAGAATTCCTGAAAGGTCAGGATGAATAG
- the gcvT gene encoding glycine cleavage system aminomethyltransferase GcvT produces the protein MLKTVMNSFHVEQGARMVEYAGWEMPLFYGPGATEEHRIVRRSAGIFDVSHMGRFRIQGPGSTDYLNHLITSNVKALQPGQSGYGILLKEDGGIIDDIFLYRMGEEDYSLVVNASNLNKDWEWLELHTGPFEVTLTDESSQTSLFALQGPQVIPVLEKLTSLSLQDEWERFGIRELKLNNITFQAGRTGYTGEDGVEIFVDNEAALELWNSILALFADHCEISPCGLACRDSLRFEPGFPLYGHELGEDILPPEALLKWACDMQGDFIGKEAVEALLEKGLERKLITLSLTEKGVPREGYEVLSSDGEVIGEVVSGLYAPTVDKYCANAFVSPAYAKAGTEIQVSLRGRVKKAVVEKRPLYRPSYR, from the coding sequence ATGTTGAAGACTGTTATGAATTCTTTTCACGTAGAACAGGGTGCCAGGATGGTGGAGTACGCCGGATGGGAGATGCCTCTATTTTATGGCCCCGGGGCAACCGAAGAACACAGGATTGTCCGCAGAAGCGCCGGGATATTTGATGTCAGTCATATGGGGCGTTTCCGTATACAGGGACCCGGCAGTACGGATTACCTGAATCATCTTATTACAAGCAATGTAAAAGCACTGCAGCCCGGTCAGTCGGGTTATGGAATCCTTCTGAAAGAAGACGGTGGTATCATCGACGATATCTTCCTGTACAGAATGGGTGAAGAGGACTATTCCCTTGTGGTGAATGCCTCCAATCTGAATAAAGACTGGGAATGGCTGGAGCTGCACACAGGCCCCTTTGAAGTTACCCTAACAGATGAGTCTTCTCAGACTTCACTCTTTGCCCTTCAGGGACCTCAGGTAATACCCGTTCTCGAGAAACTCACATCCCTCTCCCTGCAGGATGAATGGGAACGATTCGGCATACGTGAGCTTAAGCTTAACAATATTACATTTCAGGCCGGGCGTACCGGCTATACCGGTGAAGACGGTGTTGAGATCTTTGTAGATAATGAAGCGGCCCTGGAGTTATGGAACAGTATTCTGGCTCTGTTTGCTGATCATTGTGAAATAAGCCCCTGCGGCCTTGCCTGCCGGGACAGTCTTCGATTCGAACCGGGATTTCCCCTCTATGGACATGAGCTGGGTGAAGATATTCTTCCCCCGGAAGCCTTACTTAAATGGGCCTGTGACATGCAGGGTGATTTTATCGGTAAAGAGGCTGTGGAAGCTCTTCTGGAAAAAGGGCTTGAGAGAAAACTGATAACCCTCTCCCTTACAGAAAAAGGAGTTCCCCGGGAGGGTTATGAAGTTCTTTCATCTGATGGAGAAGTGATAGGAGAGGTTGTAAGCGGGCTGTATGCACCTACAGTGGATAAGTATTGCGCCAACGCTTTTGTTTCTCCGGCCTATGCCAAGGCGGGAACGGAAATACAGGTCTCCCTCCGGGGACGAGTGAAGAAGGCCGTCGTTGAAAAGCGTCCCCTCTACAGGCCGAGTTATCGCTGA